In one window of Calditrichota bacterium DNA:
- a CDS encoding ABC transporter permease, whose protein sequence is MHIITLLREFVEDIKTQKTRAFLTTIAISWGIIAVTLLMAFGEGLSFRMKEGLLNAGDKIIRVYSGQTTKKWDGLPVGRRIRLKKEDCDVIRKNIPQVAVAVPGLNRYTRLKVGDKTSSTHMEGVYPEFEFLRRTFHAAGGRFLNAKDLQERRRVVFLGGEIAKELFGRPDPIDEMVMIDGVPFKVVGTMPKKLQTSMNNGPDDRRAIIPYTTFQGIYGDKYLDEMIVKPARHQDGMYVEQEIRRVLGKKYKFDPSDERAVPMWNFIENEQEGAKVFSGINIFLAIIGSMTLIIAGVGVANIMYVVAKERTFEIGIKRAVGAKKRWIIFQFIFESLLIAFIGGGIGLLISIGIIEVMWMMPAEDAMEFLGRPILSGSVLAVSISLLGLIGLLAGLFPARKASNVDPVEALRYE, encoded by the coding sequence ATGCATATTATAACACTACTTCGCGAATTTGTTGAGGACATAAAAACCCAAAAAACAAGGGCCTTCTTAACCACAATTGCAATTTCCTGGGGCATTATTGCGGTAACACTTTTAATGGCATTTGGTGAAGGATTAAGTTTTCGCATGAAGGAAGGATTGCTAAATGCCGGCGACAAAATCATTCGTGTTTACAGTGGTCAGACTACAAAAAAATGGGACGGCTTGCCGGTTGGCCGCAGGATTCGTTTAAAGAAAGAAGATTGTGATGTTATCCGTAAAAACATACCGCAGGTGGCAGTTGCTGTTCCCGGACTTAACCGTTATACACGTTTAAAAGTTGGCGATAAAACTTCATCAACCCATATGGAAGGTGTGTATCCGGAATTTGAATTTTTAAGGCGAACCTTTCATGCCGCTGGTGGACGTTTTTTAAATGCAAAGGATTTACAAGAACGCAGGCGGGTAGTTTTCCTGGGTGGTGAAATTGCCAAAGAATTATTTGGCCGCCCTGATCCGATTGATGAAATGGTTATGATTGACGGTGTTCCTTTTAAAGTTGTTGGCACCATGCCTAAAAAATTACAAACGTCCATGAACAACGGACCGGATGACCGGCGTGCCATAATTCCCTATACAACTTTCCAGGGAATTTATGGTGATAAATATCTGGACGAAATGATTGTTAAGCCGGCTCGCCATCAGGACGGCATGTATGTCGAGCAGGAGATTCGCAGAGTTTTAGGTAAAAAATATAAATTCGATCCTTCAGATGAACGCGCTGTGCCCATGTGGAATTTTATTGAGAATGAACAGGAAGGTGCGAAAGTATTCAGCGGCATAAATATTTTTCTCGCTATAATCGGCTCAATGACGCTAATAATTGCGGGAGTTGGTGTTGCAAATATTATGTATGTTGTTGCAAAAGAGCGCACTTTTGAGATTGGCATTAAGCGTGCCGTAGGTGCTAAAAAACGCTGGATTATTTTTCAATTTATTTTTGAATCCCTGTTAATAGCTTTTATAGGTGGTGGAATAGGGTTATTGATTTCCATTGGAATTATAGAAGTGATGTGGATGATGCCGGCTGAAGATGCCATGGAATTTCTGGGGCGGCCGATTTTGTCCGGCTCTGTTTTAGCTGTCTCAATTAGTTTGCTGGGATTGATTGGTTTGTTAGCCGGATTATTCCCAGCCCGTAAAGCTTCAAATGTAGATCCGGTTGAAGCCCTCCGATATGAATAA
- a CDS encoding metal-sulfur cluster assembly factor — MFEVDKHQILDTLKEVIDPELGVDIVNLGLIYSVDIDDNNIRILMTMTTPSCPMHTYLTTQTAQKTEKLCPWAKVEVKLVWDPPWDANMMSDEAKKMFGK, encoded by the coding sequence ATGTTTGAAGTTGACAAACACCAAATATTAGACACATTAAAAGAAGTTATTGATCCCGAACTGGGAGTAGATATAGTAAATTTGGGCCTGATTTACAGTGTTGATATTGACGATAACAATATCCGGATTTTAATGACAATGACAACACCATCCTGTCCCATGCATACCTACCTGACAACTCAAACTGCACAAAAAACAGAAAAACTTTGCCCGTGGGCAAAAGTAGAGGTTAAGCTTGTTTGGGACCCACCATGGGATGCCAATATGATGAGCGATGAAGCGAAAAAAATGTTTGGAAAGTAA
- a CDS encoding helix-turn-helix transcriptional regulator: MITPQLDLFSVFIFLGAMQGLYLTFFFVFRKEGNHLSNILFGCILLVLALITLDIFSGYTNYIIYFMHLNNSTEPFTFLIGPLFYLYVFSIINDQGKLTGKQKLHFLAAIIFALNMIPYFLQPEAYKYNEFLGAFHPEAQQIPLTTFLDPDPAKLRNNIVPLIFIHVFSYVILCIRILYPKFRQQNLSFFSMQNKTLAWLRLLVLGLALAMIIFIVVRILFDADLGDYITATYTSIMLYSISFMVTKDSGFFSGKIAINNKKYEKSSLTSDMQKAILEKLNKLMEEQKPFLDSSISLSSLAKHLSISTHNLSQILNESLQKSFFEYIAEYRIAEARKMLRDPEMANMVIEEIAERVGYNSKSAFNNAFKKLTGSTPSEYRG; encoded by the coding sequence ATGATAACTCCCCAACTTGATCTGTTTTCAGTTTTTATATTTCTTGGTGCCATGCAGGGACTTTACCTGACTTTTTTCTTTGTTTTCCGCAAGGAAGGTAATCATCTTTCCAACATATTATTTGGTTGCATTTTACTTGTTCTTGCGCTTATTACTTTGGATATATTTAGCGGATATACAAATTATATCATCTATTTTATGCATCTTAACAATTCAACAGAACCGTTTACTTTTCTAATTGGACCACTGTTTTACTTGTACGTTTTTTCAATCATAAATGATCAGGGAAAACTAACCGGGAAACAAAAACTACATTTTTTAGCGGCGATTATTTTTGCGCTTAATATGATTCCCTATTTTTTACAACCAGAAGCTTATAAGTACAATGAGTTCCTTGGAGCCTTTCACCCGGAAGCCCAACAAATTCCACTAACTACTTTTTTAGATCCTGATCCTGCCAAATTAAGAAACAACATTGTTCCACTGATTTTCATACATGTATTTAGTTACGTAATTTTGTGTATCCGTATTTTGTACCCAAAATTTAGGCAACAGAACCTTTCATTCTTTTCAATGCAAAACAAAACTTTGGCCTGGCTGCGATTGCTTGTTTTGGGATTGGCGCTGGCCATGATAATTTTTATAGTTGTCCGTATCCTTTTTGATGCAGATTTGGGTGATTACATCACAGCAACTTATACCAGCATTATGCTTTATTCGATTAGTTTTATGGTTACAAAGGATTCCGGATTTTTTTCAGGGAAGATTGCAATTAATAACAAAAAATATGAGAAATCATCACTAACCAGTGATATGCAAAAGGCAATCCTTGAAAAACTGAATAAACTGATGGAAGAACAAAAACCGTTTCTGGACAGCTCAATTTCGCTTTCATCACTTGCTAAGCATTTATCGATATCCACTCACAATCTTTCACAGATATTGAACGAATCGCTTCAAAAAAGTTTTTTTGAATACATTGCAGAATACAGGATAGCCGAAGCCAGGAAAATGTTAAGAGACCCTGAAATGGCCAACATGGTTATAGAGGAAATTGCCGAAAGAGTTGGTTATAATTCAAAATCTGCATTTAATAATGCCTTTAAAAAACTAACCGGTTCTACTCCATCGGAATATCGCGGATAA
- a CDS encoding methyltransferase domain-containing protein produces MQNNNAVSEHYVHGDLLKSIKTAITKLGKTIDTVSIDDLAPVDEFHIGGRLATENFFSQLNFRQDDHILDVGCGLGGASRFVANKFNNHVTGIDLTSEYIETGNSLTSWVNMQNQINLKQENALSMSFENDLFDGGFMMHVGMNIENKDQLFKEISRVLSTGSTFGVYDIMRNKDGELTYPVPWSSETSTNNLATIDQYKKALTNAGFTITIINNRSDFALSFFKELREKTKSNGGQSPLGLHTLMKDSTPIKLKNMVEGISAELIFPIEIIAQKK; encoded by the coding sequence TTGCAAAACAATAATGCTGTATCAGAACACTATGTTCATGGAGATTTACTGAAATCTATTAAGACCGCAATAACAAAACTTGGCAAAACAATTGATACGGTTTCAATTGATGACCTTGCCCCAGTGGATGAGTTTCATATTGGAGGGCGCTTAGCCACTGAGAATTTTTTCAGCCAATTAAATTTTAGACAGGACGACCATATACTTGACGTTGGTTGCGGACTCGGTGGTGCTTCTAGATTTGTAGCAAATAAATTCAATAACCACGTAACAGGAATTGACTTAACATCTGAATATATTGAAACTGGAAATTCTCTTACCAGTTGGGTAAACATGCAGAATCAAATTAATCTAAAACAGGAGAATGCATTATCTATGTCTTTTGAAAATGATTTATTTGACGGCGGTTTTATGATGCATGTGGGAATGAATATTGAAAATAAAGACCAGCTATTTAAGGAAATATCACGGGTGTTGAGTACCGGGTCTACGTTTGGCGTGTATGATATTATGCGAAATAAGGATGGTGAATTAACTTATCCTGTTCCCTGGTCATCTGAAACCAGTACAAACAATTTAGCAACAATTGATCAGTACAAAAAAGCTTTAACCAATGCCGGTTTTACAATCACCATAATAAATAACCGTAGTGATTTTGCGCTTAGTTTTTTTAAAGAATTGCGTGAAAAAACAAAATCAAATGGCGGTCAGTCTCCATTAGGATTACATACTTTGATGAAAGACAGCACACCGATAAAGCTGAAAAATATGGTTGAGGGCATATCAGCTGAATTGATCTTCCCTATAGAAATAATTGCCCAAAAGAAATAA
- a CDS encoding Rrf2 family transcriptional regulator has product MLSKSCEYAIRSVLCVASHQHSYPDKSIGIKQISDSLQIPVHFLGKVMQNLTRQQILQSAKGKNGGFFLTPKQLDTPIMRIVEVVDSSLYFNRCGLGLEKCSDEHPCALHNDFAVFRDGFAKALRTHTISSMTIAHQKGDIHLVSL; this is encoded by the coding sequence ATGTTATCAAAAAGCTGTGAATATGCAATACGGTCGGTTTTGTGTGTTGCAAGCCACCAACATTCTTATCCTGATAAATCGATTGGAATAAAACAAATAAGTGATTCTTTGCAAATTCCAGTTCATTTTCTAGGCAAAGTTATGCAAAACCTTACGAGACAGCAGATATTACAATCTGCGAAAGGGAAAAATGGTGGATTTTTTTTAACACCAAAGCAATTAGACACTCCAATAATGAGGATTGTAGAAGTTGTGGACAGCTCATTATATTTTAACCGTTGTGGCTTAGGGCTGGAAAAATGTTCTGATGAACATCCCTGCGCATTACATAATGACTTTGCTGTATTCAGAGACGGTTTTGCAAAAGCTTTGAGAACCCATACTATTTCCAGTATGACAATTGCCCATCAGAAGGGTGATATTCATTTGGTCTCTTTGTGA
- a CDS encoding histidine kinase has protein sequence MQKKSYFSNQTKIAVFLLWTFLAFFYVFQQYYITLIKDKEFELSTIIIWELSYFYTWAVLTLIIIFLARKNPLEKQNLIKNGLLHFIFALVIAFVHRAGSMFIYLVLAKPEDLEKGLPDFFGPKVILGSFDGFIIYWMILGVFFSFEYYQQVREQKVKSARLESQLAKAELTALKMQLNPHFLFNTLHAISSLIDSKGKDAQNMLVRLSDFLRQTLESEGQQNVSIKKEISFLKSYLEIEQIRFGKRLSVEYNIEESLSQKLIPTLILQPLVENAIKHGISPHSGQGKIEISVSEKNSFMEISVCDNGKGIGQDIVEHVGLKNTRQRLEQVYGKSSRLKYYNRDQGGFCVHLSIPLEKEV, from the coding sequence TTGCAAAAAAAATCTTATTTTTCCAACCAGACTAAGATTGCTGTATTTTTATTATGGACATTCCTGGCCTTTTTCTACGTCTTTCAGCAATACTATATTACCCTTATAAAAGATAAAGAATTCGAACTTAGCACAATCATTATTTGGGAGCTCTCTTATTTTTATACCTGGGCTGTACTGACTTTAATTATTATTTTTCTTGCCCGTAAAAACCCACTGGAAAAACAGAACCTGATAAAAAATGGACTTTTGCATTTTATCTTTGCCCTTGTTATAGCCTTTGTTCATCGTGCCGGATCAATGTTTATTTATCTTGTTTTAGCGAAACCTGAGGATTTGGAAAAAGGATTACCTGATTTTTTTGGACCTAAAGTAATACTGGGTAGTTTTGATGGATTTATCATCTACTGGATGATACTGGGTGTTTTTTTCAGTTTTGAGTATTACCAGCAGGTTCGGGAACAAAAAGTAAAATCAGCAAGATTAGAATCGCAATTGGCCAAAGCTGAACTAACCGCATTAAAGATGCAGCTTAACCCACATTTTTTATTCAATACGCTACATGCCATTTCTTCACTAATCGATAGCAAAGGAAAAGACGCACAAAATATGCTGGTTCGGCTTAGTGACTTTTTGCGACAAACTTTGGAAAGTGAAGGCCAGCAAAATGTGTCCATTAAAAAAGAGATCTCTTTTTTAAAAAGTTACCTGGAAATTGAGCAAATCCGATTTGGCAAACGGCTGAGTGTTGAGTATAACATCGAAGAATCTTTGTCTCAAAAATTGATACCTACCTTAATTTTACAACCTTTGGTAGAAAATGCTATCAAACATGGAATCTCACCTCATTCAGGACAAGGAAAAATTGAGATATCTGTTTCAGAAAAAAATAGCTTTATGGAAATAAGTGTTTGTGATAATGGCAAAGGAATTGGGCAGGATATTGTTGAACATGTTGGTTTAAAAAACACGCGTCAACGATTGGAACAGGTTTATGGAAAAAGTAGTCGGCTTAAATATTATAACAGGGACCAGGGTGGCTTTTGTGTTCATCTCTCCATTCCTTTAGAAAAGGAAGTATAA
- the ric gene encoding iron-sulfur cluster repair di-iron protein yields MQENTDYTKIPVGDLVSEDYRRADIFKAHGIDFCCGGKKTIGEVSTEKKFNIKELVRDLNELELSAGRKALDFRKWELDFLCDYIVNTHHSYVKESIPKISAFLEKVVSRHGNNHPELPQIKHRFDTITKDLAEHMEKEEKVLFSVIKKMYQAKKENKKLERPHFKSLSIPISEMEADHSDAGKLLAEINELSSNYTPPAFACTTYKVTYLNLKQFEEDLHTHVHLENNVLFPALPNLEKEVFI; encoded by the coding sequence ATGCAAGAAAATACAGATTACACAAAAATCCCTGTTGGAGACCTGGTAAGTGAGGATTACAGACGGGCAGATATATTTAAAGCACATGGTATAGATTTTTGCTGCGGAGGTAAAAAGACAATAGGAGAAGTGAGTACCGAAAAAAAATTCAATATAAAAGAACTGGTTCGGGATTTAAATGAACTTGAGCTTTCGGCAGGGAGAAAAGCTCTTGATTTTAGAAAATGGGAATTAGATTTTTTATGTGACTACATTGTTAACACGCATCATAGTTATGTAAAAGAATCTATTCCGAAAATTTCTGCTTTTCTGGAAAAGGTAGTAAGTCGTCATGGAAACAATCATCCGGAGCTCCCACAAATTAAACATCGATTCGATACAATTACTAAAGATTTAGCAGAGCATATGGAAAAAGAGGAAAAAGTACTATTTAGCGTTATAAAGAAAATGTACCAGGCTAAGAAGGAAAACAAAAAGCTTGAACGCCCTCATTTTAAAAGCTTATCCATTCCAATTTCCGAAATGGAAGCAGATCACTCTGATGCAGGTAAGTTGCTTGCTGAAATTAATGAGCTAAGCAGTAATTATACCCCTCCAGCATTTGCATGTACTACTTATAAAGTGACCTATTTAAATTTAAAACAATTTGAAGAGGATCTTCATACACATGTACATTTGGAAAATAATGTTTTGTTTCCGGCATTACCAAACTTAGAGAAAGAAGTATTTATTTAA
- a CDS encoding response regulator transcription factor produces the protein MLSVLIVDDEKLARDRISFLLKDETEINICGESNNGLQAIKDIQHYKPDLVFLDVQMPEKNGFEVLQEIDPDEMPTIIFVTAYDKYALDAFEVCAIDYLLKPFDDERFFRALRKAQESTIKTANTQDLEKLIARTISGNNYYDRISIKKDGRIYFVETSEIVLIKASGKYVSLHTNSETHMLRKAISLVEQKLNPKKFMRIHRSTIININKIREMQHWHKGEYVLLMSNEEKVFSSSNYKENIQKLF, from the coding sequence ATGTTATCTGTATTAATTGTTGATGATGAAAAACTTGCCCGTGATCGAATCTCTTTCTTATTAAAAGATGAGACTGAGATTAATATTTGTGGCGAAAGCAATAATGGGTTACAGGCGATAAAAGATATACAGCATTATAAACCTGATCTTGTTTTTCTCGATGTCCAAATGCCTGAGAAAAATGGCTTTGAGGTTTTACAGGAAATTGATCCTGATGAAATGCCTACCATAATTTTTGTTACTGCTTATGACAAATATGCCCTGGATGCATTTGAGGTTTGTGCGATTGATTATCTACTAAAACCTTTTGATGATGAACGTTTTTTTAGGGCTTTAAGAAAAGCTCAGGAATCGACAATCAAAACCGCAAATACACAAGATCTTGAGAAACTTATCGCCCGTACAATTTCCGGCAATAATTATTACGATCGAATCTCAATAAAAAAAGATGGTCGTATATATTTTGTGGAAACCTCTGAGATTGTTCTTATAAAAGCCTCAGGAAAATATGTAAGCCTGCATACAAATTCTGAAACACATATGCTTAGAAAAGCCATAAGCCTGGTTGAACAGAAATTAAATCCAAAAAAATTTATGCGTATTCATCGTTCTACTATCATCAATATTAACAAAATTCGTGAGATGCAGCATTGGCATAAAGGCGAGTATGTTTTATTGATGAGCAATGAAGAAAAGGTTTTCAGCAGCAGCAACTACAAGGAAAATATTCAAAAGCTATTCTGA
- a CDS encoding zinc-binding protein, with translation MKDFKKPLIYSCSGCSSAAQLANSIAVKMDRSGIAEMSCIAGVGGDVKPLVKTAKSGRDIIALDGCPLDCVKKTLARHNIKTTHHFRLNEYGVKKVQHGDFEPDDVDRITKIVIKQCFTNHQKI, from the coding sequence ATGAAGGACTTTAAAAAACCACTCATTTACTCTTGTTCTGGCTGTTCATCTGCTGCTCAATTGGCTAATAGCATTGCGGTAAAAATGGATAGGAGCGGGATTGCAGAAATGAGTTGCATTGCCGGTGTTGGCGGTGATGTTAAACCATTGGTCAAAACCGCAAAATCAGGCAGAGATATTATAGCTCTTGATGGCTGCCCCCTTGACTGTGTAAAAAAAACTCTGGCACGGCACAATATTAAAACAACGCATCATTTTCGTTTAAACGAGTATGGTGTAAAAAAAGTACAACATGGTGATTTTGAACCGGATGATGTAGACCGGATTACAAAAATAGTTATAAAGCAATGTTTTACGAACCACCAAAAAATATAA
- a CDS encoding methyltransferase domain-containing protein encodes MDKSIKYDEGWANRLIKIYSTPDVIKQREIVLSTLNLQPNSRVLDIGSGPGLLIEDIAKKVNQKGLICGIEISDPFIALSQKRCSYLSQVEIREGDATSIPYKNEEFDFAVSTQVYEYINDIEKCLKELYRILKLGGHATIVCTDWDTLIWNTNNQDRMQKILTTFETHCADPRLPRKMVHRLQNVGFNISNLDVYTIVNPEYDENTYSHGIIDFIVSYVSGKNGISPEEAKLWANELRQNGDNNTYFFSINRYIFVVTKPV; translated from the coding sequence ATGGATAAAAGTATAAAATATGATGAAGGCTGGGCCAACCGGCTCATCAAAATATACTCAACCCCAGATGTTATTAAACAAAGAGAAATTGTACTTTCAACACTCAACCTGCAACCAAACAGCAGAGTTTTAGACATTGGATCAGGACCTGGTCTTTTAATTGAGGATATAGCTAAAAAGGTTAATCAAAAAGGATTAATTTGCGGAATAGAAATTAGCGATCCATTTATTGCTCTTTCTCAAAAGAGATGTTCATATCTATCTCAAGTTGAAATCCGAGAGGGTGATGCCACATCAATTCCCTATAAAAATGAAGAATTCGATTTCGCTGTTTCTACTCAAGTTTATGAATACATTAATGATATCGAAAAATGTTTAAAAGAATTATATCGAATACTAAAACTTGGAGGGCATGCAACAATAGTCTGTACAGATTGGGATACACTAATATGGAATACAAATAACCAAGACCGGATGCAAAAGATCCTTACAACATTCGAAACGCATTGTGCCGATCCGAGACTACCACGCAAAATGGTACATAGATTACAAAATGTTGGGTTTAATATTAGTAATTTGGATGTTTACACAATTGTTAATCCAGAGTATGATGAAAATACATATAGCCATGGAATCATCGATTTTATTGTATCTTATGTGTCTGGGAAAAATGGTATATCACCTGAAGAAGCAAAGTTATGGGCTAATGAATTGCGTCAGAACGGAGATAATAATACTTATTTTTTTAGTATAAATAGATATATATTTGTTGTAACTAAACCGGTTTAA
- a CDS encoding 4Fe-4S dicluster domain-containing protein: MAHTTLKTSYSQLADRLNRFPQGAPPSDLLFKILSMLFSEKEANLVSLMPIKPFTAKKASVIWKMKLSDTQKMLDQLAARAILVDIEQNGEIVYALPPPMAGFFEFSLMRVREDIDQKLLSELFHEYMNVEEDFIRELFTRGETQLGRTFINEKALSNENALHVLDYERASEVIENATHRGVGICYCRHKMEHLGKACDAPMNICMTFNTTAASLTKHGAARSVEKEECFDLLEEAYENNLVQFGENVREHVNFICNCCGCCCEAMIAARRFAILNPVHTTNFIPSINVESCNGCGKCVNVCPVEAMTLVSANNPDKPKMKMAKLDDDLCLGCGVCVRVCTKESLLLQSRPMRVLTPLNGTHRAVVMAIERGKLQNLIFDNQVLWSHRAMAGVLGVILKLPPIKQALASKQVKSRYLESLINYVKH; the protein is encoded by the coding sequence ATGGCCCATACCACCCTTAAGACCAGTTACTCTCAATTAGCCGATCGATTAAATCGATTTCCGCAAGGCGCACCGCCATCCGATCTATTATTCAAAATTCTTTCTATGCTGTTTAGTGAAAAAGAAGCCAACCTGGTTTCGCTGATGCCCATAAAACCTTTTACGGCAAAAAAAGCCAGCGTAATTTGGAAGATGAAACTGAGCGATACACAAAAAATGCTTGATCAATTAGCGGCCAGGGCTATTCTTGTTGATATCGAGCAGAATGGTGAAATTGTTTATGCGTTGCCTCCACCTATGGCCGGTTTCTTTGAATTTTCTCTCATGCGTGTGCGTGAAGATATTGACCAGAAATTGTTGAGTGAGCTTTTCCACGAATATATGAACGTGGAGGAAGATTTTATCCGGGAACTGTTTACTCGCGGAGAAACTCAATTGGGCCGAACATTTATTAATGAAAAGGCACTTTCAAATGAAAATGCACTTCATGTTTTAGATTATGAACGTGCCAGTGAGGTAATTGAAAATGCAACCCATCGTGGTGTAGGGATTTGTTATTGCCGGCATAAAATGGAGCACCTTGGCAAAGCTTGTGATGCACCGATGAATATTTGTATGACTTTTAATACGACTGCAGCCTCACTTACCAAACATGGTGCGGCACGCTCTGTTGAAAAGGAAGAATGTTTCGATTTATTAGAAGAAGCTTACGAAAATAACCTGGTACAGTTTGGAGAAAATGTACGGGAGCATGTAAACTTTATCTGCAATTGTTGTGGTTGTTGTTGCGAGGCAATGATCGCTGCACGCCGTTTTGCCATTTTAAATCCTGTGCATACAACCAATTTTATTCCGTCTATAAATGTGGAGAGTTGTAATGGGTGCGGCAAATGTGTAAATGTCTGCCCGGTTGAAGCGATGACTTTGGTCTCGGCAAATAACCCTGATAAACCTAAAATGAAAATGGCCAAGCTTGACGATGATTTGTGCCTGGGATGCGGGGTTTGCGTTCGCGTTTGTACAAAGGAAAGCCTGCTTTTGCAGTCACGTCCAATGCGGGTGCTTACGCCGCTTAATGGAACACACCGTGCGGTAGTAATGGCCATTGAACGGGGCAAGCTGCAAAACCTTATTTTTGATAATCAGGTACTTTGGAGCCACAGGGCAATGGCGGGAGTTTTGGGTGTGATTTTGAAGTTACCACCTATTAAGCAGGCTTTGGCCAGCAAACAGGTAAAATCACGTTACCTTGAATCGCTGATTAATTATGTAAAACATTAG